The Ailuropoda melanoleuca isolate Jingjing unplaced genomic scaffold, ASM200744v2 unplaced-scaffold9666, whole genome shotgun sequence genome contains a region encoding:
- the LOC117800958 gene encoding protocadherin-11 X-linked-like, with the protein GQSTFGLDVIETPEGDKMPQLIVQKELDREEKDTYIMKVKVEDGGFPQRSSTAILQISVADTNDNSPVFKEDGIEVNLPENSPVGTSVTQLHATDADIGENAKIHFYFSNLISNIAKRLFHLNTTTGLITIKQPLDREESPNHKLLVLASDGGLIPARAMVLVNITDINDNAPSIDIRYIINPINGTVVLSENAPLNTKIALVTVTDKDADNNGMVTCFTDHEVPFRLRPVFSNQFLLETAAYLDYESTREYAIKLLAADAGKPPLNQSSMLLVKVKDENDNAPVFTQPFISLSLPENNSPGTKLTKISATDSDSGHNAEINYLLGIDAPSEFNLDHHTGILTAVKKLDREKQEKYSFTVLAKDNGMPSLMTNATVLVTILDQNDNSPIFTHNEYNFYVPENLPRHGTVGLITVTDPDYGENSAVTLSIFDVNDDFTIDPQTGVIRPNISFDREKQESYTFYVKAEDGGKVSHSSTAKVTINVVDVNDNKPLFIAPSSNNSYELVLPSTNPGTVVFTVLAVDNDTGMNAELRYSIVEGNTKGLFIIDQTTGNITLKEKCVVTDLGLHRLIVKVKDLGQPESLFSVVIVNLFVNESVTNATWIHELVHKSIETPVTSNIETTDTSSPTSDYVKIMVALIAGTITVILVIFITAVVRCCQSPHLKAAQKNKRNSEWVTPKTENRQMIMMIMKKKKKKKKKKKKHAPKNLLLNFVTIEETKADGADNDGNSVTLDLPIELEEQTMGKYKWGTIPTTFKLDSPDLARHYKSASPQPAFQIQPETPLNSKHHIIQELPLDNTFVACDSISKCSSSSSDPYSVSECSYSVTTFKTPVSVHTRPVGNPSF; encoded by the coding sequence gGTCAAAGTACTTTTGGGCTTGATGTCATTGAAACACCAGAAGGAGACAAGATGCCACAGCTGATTGTTCAAAAAGAGTTAGATAGGGAAGAGAAGGATACATATATAATGAAAGTAAAAGTTGAAGATGGTGGCTTTCCTCAAAGATCCAGTACCGCTATTTTGCAAATAAGTGTTGCTGATACAAATGACAACAGCCCAGTCTTCAAGGAGGATGGGATTGAAGTCAATTTACCAGAAAATTCTCCTGTAGGTACTTCAGTGACACAACTCCATGCCACAGATGCCGACATAGGTGAAAATGCCAAGATTCACTTCTATTTCAGCAATCTAATCTCCAACATCGCCAAGAGACTATTTCACCTCAACACCACTACTGGACTTATCACAATCAAACAACCACTGGATAGGGAGGAATCACCAAACCACAAGTTACTGGTTTTGGCAAGTGATGGTGGATTGATACCAGCAAGAGCAATGGTTCTAGTAAATATTACAGATATCAATGATAATGCCCCATCAATTGACATAAGATACATTATTAATCCAATCAATGGCACTGTGGTTCTTTCAGAAAATGCTCCACTCAACACCAAAATTGCTCTTGTAACTGTGACAGATAAAGATGCTGACAATAATGGCATGGTGACATGCTTCACAGATCATGAAGTCCCTTTCAGATTAAGGCCAGTATTCAGTAATCAGTTCCTCCTGGAGACTGCTGCATATCTTGACTATGAGTCCACGAGAGAATATGCCATTAAATTACTAGCTGCGGATGCTGGCAAACCTCCTTTGAATCAATCATCCATGCTCCTTGTCAAAGTGAAAGATGAAAATGACAATGCTCCTGTTTTCACCCAGCCTTTCAtaagtctttctcttcctgagaaTAACTCTCCTGGCACCAAGTTGACAAAAATAAGTGCAACAGATTCAGACAGTGGGCACAATGCTGAGATCAATTATCTGCTAGGTATTGATGCTCCATCTGAATTCAACCTGGATCATCATACAGGCATTCTGACTGCAGTGAAGAAACTAgatagagaaaaacaggaaaaatattccTTCACAGTTCTGGCAAAAGATAATGGGATGCCATCCTTAATGACCAATGCCACAGTTTTAGTGACCATTCTTGATCAGAATGACAACAGTCCAATTTTTACTCACAATGAGTACAATTTCTATGTCCCAGAAAACCTTCCAAGACATGGCACAGTAGGACTAATCACTGTAACTGATCCGGATTATGGAGAAAATTCTGCAGTCACTCTCTCCATTTTCGATGTGAATGATGACTTCACCATTGATCCACAGACTGGTGTCATCCgaccaaatatttcatttgacagagaaaaacaagaatctTATACTTTCTATGTAAAGGCTGAGGATGGTGGTAAGGTATCACATTCTTCAACTGCCAAAGTGACCATAAATGTGGTTGATGTCAATGACAACAAACCACTTTTCATTGCCCCTTCTTCCAACAACTCCTATGAATTGGTTCTACCATCCACTAATCCAGGCACAGTGGTCTTTACAGTACTTGCTGTTGACAATGACACTGGCATGAATGCAGAGCTTCGTTACAGCATTGTAGAAGGAAACACAAAAGGTCTGTTTATAATTGACCAAACAACAGGCAACATCACACTAAAGGAGAAATGTGTTGTTACAGACCTTGGTTTACACAGACTGATAGTTAAAGTGAAGGACTTAGGACAACCTGAATCTCTCTTCAGTGTTGTTATTGTTAATCTATTTGTGAATGAATCAGTGACCAATGCTACATGGATTCATGAACTGGTGCACAAAAGCATTGAAACACCAGTGACCTCAAATATTGAGACAACTGATACATCCTCACCAACCAGTGACTATGTCAAGATCATGGTTGCTCTTATTGCTGGCACCATAACTGTCATCCTTGTTATTTTCATTACTGCTGTAGTAAGATGCTGCCAATCACCACACCTTAAGGCTGCTCAGAAAAACAAGCGTAATTCTGAATGGGTTActccaaaaacagaaaacaggcagatgataatgatgataatgaagaagaagaagaaaaagaagaagaagaaaaagaagcatgcCCCTAAGAACTTGCTGCTTAACTTTGTCACTAttgaagaaactaaggcagaTGGTGCTGACAATGATGGAAACAGTGTCACATTAGACCTTCCCATTGAGCTGGAAGAACAAACCATGGGCAAGTACAAGTGGGGGACTATACCTACTACCTTCAAGCTTGACAGCCCTGATTTGGCCAGGCACTACAAATCTGCCTCTCCACAGCCTGCCTTCCAGATCCAGCCTGAAACTCCCCTGAATTCAAAGCACCACATCATCCAGGAACTGCCACTTGATAACACCTTTGTGGCCTGTGATTCCATCTCTAAGTGTTCCTCCAGCAGTTCTGATCCTTACAGTGTTTCTGAGTGCAGCTATTCAGTGACAACTTTCAAAACTCCTGTGTCTGTACACACTAGACCGGTAGGTAATCCAAGTTTCTAA